One part of the Asterias amurensis chromosome 11, ASM3211899v1 genome encodes these proteins:
- the LOC139943671 gene encoding uncharacterized protein, whose protein sequence is MASNITAQSMLEEISQSHLECPICSERFKQPKLLECSHSFCLQCLQNLKEKTPSTAILSCPVCRQDIVLEENGIEGLKTDFKTVTLLEVIVAQEKRLKCQEEKQVPSEEHVSKCSKHTDKDLIMYCDRCNILICTTCIAKDHRLHPALEPTEALDKSKHHAEELLSKVRQCIATFNIAIQEIDMSRKTLDSMFAATKEKISKKADKEIAMEVERFIEEKQKLMDEAEQIYQDRVKTMETARATNCKKMTKAEHKQDEVNHLMDQGSCEIVQLIEKLLQDLEDYTRMKPSKVPDGLTYMNFKEDQKSIGRLVLQNKWTLKIEMKTYMNKAQQINRIFPKDVSANSNSDIFVSNFDNTCWISIPAGSKPKSTVMPQTLSVEGLIKPRKMTVNNKDELIVLDNQTVKIFSGNYQLLHQFTPGQSGSKPSCIAVDDNNLIVVGYKNMNEISIHKPDGSLTTTIPAPGIGGYLTTYKQRLIYTNYKKKKLVSVGYNGDLVFSVDINQSGRPCGVCCDTDGCVYIAVWKGLESSTGDIHHYSPDGKYIGCIIKECVDPCGITFTPAGDLVVAAYQSVQIYHHE, encoded by the coding sequence ATGGCATCCAATATAACAGCTCAGTCAATGCTAGAAGAGATAAGTCAGAGTCATCTTGAATGCCCAATCTGCAGTGAACGCTTCAAGCAACCCAAACTACTTGAGTGTTCTCATTCATTCTGTCTTCAATGCCTTCAAAATCTCAAAGAGAAAACTCCAAGTACAGCAATACTTTCTTGTCCAGTCTGTAGACAAGACATCGTGCTAGAAGAAAATGGCATCGAAGGTCTGAAAACTGACTTTAAGACTGTTACTCTGTTAGAAGTCATCGTAGCACAGGAGAAACGACTGAAATGCCAGGAAGAGAAGCAAGTACCAAGTGAGGAGCATGTTTCTAAATGTAGCAAGCATACTGACAAGGATCTTATCATGTACTGTGACAGATGCAACATATTAATATGCACAACTTGCATCGCAAAAGATCACAGATTACACCCAGCCCTCGAGCCAACTGAAGCTTTAGACAAAAGCAAACATCACGCTGAAGAACTGCTGTCAAAAGTAAGACAGTGTATTGCTACGTTCAATATTGCTATTCAAGAAATAGACATGTCTCGCAAGACATTGGACTCCATGTTTGCTGCTACTAAAGAGAAAATCTCTAAGAAAGCTGATAAAGAGATTGCCATGGAGGTTGAAAGATTCATTGAGGAGAAGCAGAAATTGATGGATGAGGCAGAACAGATTTATCAAGACAGAGTCAagacaatggaaactgcacgAGCGACAAACTGCAAAAAGATGACCAAAGCAGAACACAAGCAGGATGAGGTTAACCATCTCATGGATCAAGGAAGCTGTGAGATTGTACAGCTCATAGAGAAACTTTTACAAGACCTTGAAGATTACACAAGGATGAAGCCAAGCAAAGTACCTGATGGGTTGACTTATATGAACTTCAAAGAAGATCAGAAATCAATTGGGAGACTGGTGCTGCAAAATAAGTGGACATTGAAAATAGAAATGAAGACATATATGAACAAAGCACAGCAAATAAATAGGATTTTCCCAAAGGATGTTTCTGCAAACTCCAACAGTGAtatttttgtgtcaaattttgACAACACATGCTGGATTTCAATACCAGCAGGGAGCAAGCCTAAATCTACTGTCATGCCTCAAACCCTATCAGTTGAAGGTCTCATTAAACCAAGAAAGATGACCGTGAACAACAAGGATGAGCTGATTGTTCTTGATAATCAAACAGTCAAGATCTTCAGCGGGAATTATCAGCTCCTCCATCAGTTCACACCAGGGCAATCAGGCAGCAAACCATCATGTATTGCAGTGGATGATAACAATCTGATAGTAGTGGGTTATAAAAACATGAATGAGATCTCTATTCACAAACCAGATGGATCCCTCACTACCACAATTCCTGCTCCAGGAATAGGTGGATACTTGACAACCTACAAACAACGACTCATCTACACCAACTACAAGAAAAAGAAGCTGGTATCAGTGGGCTACAATGGTGACTTGGTATTCTCAGTAGATATCAATCAGTCTGGTAGGCCTTGTGGAGTCTGTTGCGACACTGACGGCTGCGTTTATATTGCTGTTTGGAAAGGACTAGAATCATCAACAGGCGACATCCATCATTACAGTCCTGATGGCAAGTATATTGGATGTATCATCAAGGAGTGTGTCGATCCGTGTGGAATCACATTCACACCAGCAGGTGATCTGGTTGTGGCTGCATACCAATCAGTTCAAATTTATCACCATGAATAA